A stretch of the Psychroserpens sp. Hel_I_66 genome encodes the following:
- a CDS encoding CdaR family protein → MSETYVETIPFTVTYKNLPEKNIINLDTLPSVDVTVSTYGFKLLSYYFYNQDYELDFKKIAKDNDNNYVWLANNGIYDFRQKLGKSVDVISIKPDSLILPFGTLSVKKVPVVLNSSINFASGYDSLKGIEIIPDSVKVIGPLAEVNTIEFVETETLNLEDLKTSVNSSLALDFSKTSENLKLSQDNIKIKAKVEKFTEGTVDIPVTLLNLPNDVVINYFPKQIKVSYYLSLEDYKDVKASDFKIECDYNDVINTEKTFFKPKLIVNSDKVKSANMKQNKIEYIIVK, encoded by the coding sequence TTGTCTGAGACTTATGTTGAGACCATACCATTTACTGTTACCTATAAAAACCTTCCAGAAAAAAATATAATTAACCTAGACACATTGCCAAGTGTAGATGTCACTGTTTCTACTTATGGTTTTAAGCTGCTCTCTTATTATTTCTATAATCAGGATTATGAGCTGGATTTTAAAAAAATTGCCAAGGACAATGACAACAATTATGTTTGGTTAGCTAATAATGGGATCTACGATTTTAGGCAAAAGTTAGGAAAATCGGTAGATGTCATTTCTATAAAGCCAGATTCTTTAATTTTACCTTTTGGAACATTAAGTGTTAAAAAAGTACCTGTGGTATTAAATTCCAGTATTAATTTTGCTTCTGGTTATGATTCTCTAAAAGGGATTGAAATTATACCAGATTCTGTCAAGGTTATTGGTCCTTTAGCTGAAGTCAATACTATAGAATTTGTAGAAACCGAGACATTGAATCTTGAGGACTTAAAAACAAGTGTAAACTCTAGTTTGGCATTGGATTTTTCAAAAACTTCGGAAAATTTAAAACTATCACAAGACAATATAAAAATCAAAGCAAAAGTGGAAAAATTCACTGAGGGTACAGTTGATATACCTGTCACTTTGTTGAATTTGCCTAATGACGTTGTTATTAATTACTTTCCGAAGCAAATAAAAGTTTCATACTACTTGAGTTTAGAGGATTATAAGGACGTAAAAGCATCAGATTTTAAGATTGAATGTGATTACAATGATGTTATAAATACTGAAAAAACTTTTTTCAAACCAAAGCTTATTGTAAATAGTGATAAAGTGAAATCTGCCAATATGAAACAAAATAAAATTGAATACATTATAGTAAAATGA
- a CDS encoding glycosyltransferase yields MNALEFSFIIPVYNRPDEIEELLLSFNALCSNIPFEIVIIEDGSTNDCKSIIDQFTNDLNISYYYKKNSGPGDSRNFGMTKANGNYYIILDSDCLLPPNYLTIVHSFLSYNFVDCYGGPDAAHSSFNNLQKAINFAMTSFLTTGGIRGGKQVNENFQPRSFNMGLSKKAFIDSGGFGSIHPGEDPDLSIRLNDLGYKTVLIKDALVYHKRRISWKKFYEQVNKFGMVRPILNQWHPNTNKLTYWFPTLFIMGLLVSFIMFFLGIKLPLFAYAFYFTLAFIMALTSTKNVWIAAQSIFAILIQFFGYGYGFIKSTIAIRLLKQKPEEVFPKLFFKNVK; encoded by the coding sequence ATGAATGCATTAGAGTTTTCATTTATAATTCCTGTCTACAATAGACCAGATGAGATTGAAGAACTACTCCTTAGTTTTAATGCATTATGCAGTAATATTCCTTTTGAAATTGTAATTATTGAAGATGGGTCAACTAATGATTGTAAATCTATAATTGATCAATTTACAAATGATCTCAATATTTCGTATTACTATAAAAAAAATTCAGGTCCGGGAGATTCCAGAAATTTTGGAATGACCAAAGCGAATGGCAATTATTACATAATTTTAGATTCCGATTGCTTGTTGCCACCAAATTATCTAACAATAGTTCATTCATTTTTATCATATAATTTTGTGGATTGCTACGGTGGTCCAGATGCTGCTCACAGTTCTTTTAACAACCTTCAAAAAGCAATAAATTTTGCGATGACCTCGTTTTTAACAACAGGTGGAATAAGAGGAGGAAAGCAAGTAAATGAGAATTTTCAGCCAAGAAGTTTTAATATGGGTTTATCCAAAAAAGCTTTTATTGACTCTGGTGGATTTGGATCAATACATCCAGGAGAAGATCCAGATTTATCGATAAGATTAAATGATTTAGGCTATAAAACGGTATTAATAAAAGATGCACTTGTATATCATAAGAGAAGAATTTCTTGGAAAAAATTCTATGAACAAGTTAATAAATTTGGAATGGTTCGACCTATTTTAAATCAATGGCACCCAAATACAAATAAATTAACTTATTGGTTTCCAACCTTGTTTATTATGGGTTTATTAGTATCTTTTATTATGTTTTTTTTAGGCATTAAACTACCTTTATTTGCCTACGCTTTTTACTTTACTCTAGCTTTTATAATGGCTTTGACATCAACAAAAAATGTATGGATTGCAGCTCAATCTATTTTTGCTATTCTTATTCAGTTTTTTGGCTATGGATATGGTTTTATAAAATCTACAATTGCAATAAGATTATTAAAACAAAAACCAGAAGAGGTGTTTCCAAAATTATTCTTTAAAAATGTTAAATAG